One genomic segment of Trichococcus shcherbakoviae includes these proteins:
- a CDS encoding transporter substrate-binding domain-containing protein, which translates to MKKSTVGFGASLLMAGVILAGCGSGSAETESAADSGATEIKVGTGNEALPYAYLDENGEYDGYDVAVVRAIDEKLTDYTFVFEGADFPTTLSNLESDKVQMAAFELEVNAERQEKFVYGDVGYVVWDTYIVSDPDAGTVYESFDDLAGKKVYATTATNQAAMAETYLEENPDAFELIYGEYNNEQIVQAITSGAVDASLAPKYQVDNWNRSFDENLAIGSEPVHNSDAYLLFNKETDQAFIDAVNTALEELKADGTIKELSEEYLDGDYVPE; encoded by the coding sequence ATGAAAAAATCAACAGTGGGTTTTGGAGCAAGTTTATTGATGGCAGGGGTTATCTTGGCTGGGTGCGGCAGCGGCTCTGCTGAAACCGAGAGTGCAGCAGACAGCGGCGCGACAGAGATCAAAGTAGGTACTGGGAATGAGGCTCTGCCATATGCTTATTTGGACGAAAATGGCGAATATGATGGCTATGATGTCGCTGTAGTAAGGGCCATTGATGAAAAGTTGACGGATTACACGTTTGTTTTTGAAGGAGCGGACTTCCCGACAACCTTGTCAAATTTAGAGAGCGATAAAGTTCAGATGGCGGCCTTCGAACTTGAAGTAAACGCAGAGCGCCAAGAAAAATTTGTATACGGGGATGTCGGTTACGTGGTATGGGATACGTACATTGTTTCGGACCCAGATGCAGGAACGGTTTATGAGTCCTTTGACGATCTTGCCGGGAAAAAAGTCTACGCCACAACTGCAACGAACCAGGCAGCAATGGCTGAAACCTATTTAGAAGAAAACCCCGATGCTTTCGAATTAATTTATGGCGAATACAATAACGAACAGATCGTTCAAGCGATTACTTCAGGAGCAGTCGATGCATCATTAGCGCCAAAATATCAAGTTGATAACTGGAACCGTTCCTTCGATGAAAACTTAGCGATCGGCAGCGAACCAGTCCACAACTCAGACGCTTACCTGCTGTTCAATAAAGAAACCGATCAAGCCTTCATCGATGCCGTGAATACAGCATTAGAGGAATTAAAAGCGGATGGAACCATTAAAGAACTTTCCGAAGAATACTTAGATGGTGATTACGTTCCAGAATAA